In one window of Henckelia pumila isolate YLH828 chromosome 1, ASM3356847v2, whole genome shotgun sequence DNA:
- the LOC140873893 gene encoding uncharacterized protein, with the protein MPDLDIADDEYQVFKNEPFSDNLVIQTLCQDEAEWKRNAKDEAATFSSIFLRREANNWHDFGLKGKLSPRFIGSFEILESVGDLAYRVALSTYLSNIHDVFHVSLLRWYATDESHVLHPLEVRLNEDLTYVEIPIYILYRKSKELRNKTIPLVLVQWQRRDTKEDT; encoded by the exons atgccggatttggacattgCAGATGATGAGTATCAGGTATTCAAGAATGAGCCATTTTCAGATAATCTTGTaattcagactttgtgtcaggatgaggcggaatggaagaggaatgcaaAGGATGAAGCTGCTACATTTTCATCCATCTTTCTTCGTAGAGAAGctaataattggcatga CTTTGGTCTCAAAGGGAAgctatctccgagattcattggttCATTTGAGATTCTGGAAAGCGTTGGAGATTTAGCTTACAGGGTAGCCCTTTCAACGTACCTGTCCaacattcacgacgtgtttcacgtatctctgttgagaTGGTATGCGACAGACGAGTCTCATGTTCTACATCCATTAGAGGTTAGACTTAATGAGGATCTAACTTATGTGGAAATACCGATTTACATTTTGTATAGGAAGTCCAAGGAATTGCGAAACAAGACTATTCCTCTTGTCCTAgtccagtggcagcgccgagacaCCAAAGAAGACACTTGA